A genomic window from Halorubrum trapanicum includes:
- a CDS encoding single-stranded DNA binding protein translates to MGAIEEVYEDLDTDVEFEEFEAAVEDKVEQMGGLADEETAAMLIAHELRDEEADTIADIEPGMNEVKFLGKVTAIGEVKTFERDDEEADEGRVCNVDVADASGSVRVALWDDMAAAAEEELEVGQVLRVMGRPKEGYSGLEVSADKVEPDEDAEVDVQVLDTYRVEDLTLGASDVDLVGQVLDTDSIRTFDRDDGSEGRVANLTVGDETGRVRVTLWDDKADLAEEFEAGEVVEVGDGYVRERDGDLELHVGDRGTVERVDEDVEYVPETTDVADLEIGETVDIGGGVIETDPKRTFDRDDGSEGQVRNVRIKDETGEIRVALWGDKADREIELADRVVFTDVEIQDGWQDDLEASANWRSTVSVLDEGSDAAAGVAGGASGSGSAGSDGTAGDGDRGADETGLGAFAEDGQKAAAEAVAGEGGEDEAGSASGGAAAATAERASEDVEFTGTVVQTGDPVVLDDGQRTKTVETDASLRLGEEITVRGPERDGTIDADDVF, encoded by the coding sequence ATGGGAGCCATAGAGGAGGTGTACGAGGACCTCGACACCGACGTCGAGTTCGAGGAGTTCGAGGCCGCCGTCGAGGACAAGGTCGAGCAGATGGGCGGGCTCGCGGACGAGGAGACCGCCGCGATGCTCATCGCGCACGAGCTGCGCGACGAGGAGGCGGACACCATCGCCGACATCGAACCGGGGATGAACGAGGTGAAGTTCCTCGGGAAGGTGACCGCCATCGGCGAGGTCAAGACCTTCGAGCGCGACGACGAGGAGGCCGACGAGGGCCGCGTGTGCAACGTCGACGTCGCGGACGCCTCCGGCTCCGTCCGGGTCGCGCTGTGGGACGACATGGCCGCGGCGGCCGAGGAGGAACTGGAGGTCGGGCAGGTGCTCCGCGTCATGGGCCGCCCGAAGGAGGGGTACAGCGGGCTCGAAGTGAGCGCGGACAAGGTCGAGCCGGACGAGGACGCCGAGGTCGACGTGCAGGTGCTCGACACCTACCGCGTCGAGGACCTCACGCTCGGCGCGTCCGACGTCGACCTCGTCGGGCAGGTGCTCGACACCGACTCGATCCGGACGTTCGACCGCGACGACGGCAGCGAGGGGCGCGTGGCGAACCTCACGGTCGGCGACGAAACGGGCCGCGTCCGCGTCACGCTGTGGGACGACAAGGCCGACCTCGCCGAGGAGTTCGAGGCGGGCGAGGTCGTCGAGGTCGGCGACGGCTACGTCCGCGAGCGCGACGGCGACTTAGAGCTCCACGTCGGCGACCGCGGCACGGTCGAACGCGTCGACGAGGACGTCGAGTACGTCCCGGAGACGACCGACGTCGCCGACCTGGAAATCGGCGAGACGGTCGACATCGGCGGCGGCGTCATCGAGACCGACCCGAAGCGGACGTTCGACCGCGACGACGGCAGCGAGGGGCAGGTCCGGAACGTCCGGATCAAAGACGAGACGGGCGAGATCCGCGTCGCGCTGTGGGGCGATAAGGCCGACCGCGAGATCGAACTGGCCGACCGCGTCGTCTTCACCGACGTCGAGATCCAGGACGGCTGGCAGGACGACTTGGAGGCGTCCGCGAACTGGCGGTCGACGGTCTCGGTCCTCGACGAGGGGAGCGACGCTGCGGCCGGCGTCGCTGGCGGGGCGTCCGGCTCCGGCTCCGCCGGGAGCGACGGGACCGCGGGAGACGGCGACCGCGGCGCGGACGAGACCGGTCTCGGCGCCTTCGCCGAGGACGGACAGAAGGCGGCCGCGGAGGCCGTCGCCGGCGAGGGCGGCGAGGACGAGGCGGGAAGCGCGAGCGGCGGCGCCGCGGCCGCGACGGCGGAGCGGGCGAGCGAGGACGTGGAGTTCACCGGGACCGTCGTCCAGACCGGCGACCCGGTCGTCCTCGACGACGGCCAGCGGACGAAGACGGTCGAGACCGACGCCAGCCTCCGGCTCGGCGAGGAGATAACCGTCCGCGGGCCGGAGCGCGACGGGACCATCGACGCGGACGACGTGTTCTGA